The proteins below come from a single Sphingomonas carotinifaciens genomic window:
- a CDS encoding DedA family protein: MVEQILGALASFAIWVISSGGYLGIMLLMAIESACIPLPSEIIMPFAGYLVSTGRFDLYLAATAGALGCNLGSIVAYEIGKRGGRPLAERWGRYLLIGPGELDAADRFFARWGSAAVLIGRLLPVIRTFIAFPAGVARMKLVPFHLYTFIGSWPFCLALAYVGRELGEKWNSDPRVKAFFHQADLLIGVVLVAAVAFYVWHRIRGLKRARA; the protein is encoded by the coding sequence ATGGTCGAGCAGATTTTGGGCGCCCTCGCATCCTTTGCGATCTGGGTCATTTCGTCGGGTGGCTATCTGGGCATCATGCTGCTCATGGCGATCGAAAGCGCATGCATTCCGCTGCCGTCCGAGATCATCATGCCCTTTGCCGGCTATCTCGTCTCCACCGGCCGGTTCGACCTCTATCTGGCGGCGACCGCCGGCGCGCTCGGCTGCAATCTCGGCTCGATCGTCGCCTATGAGATCGGCAAGCGGGGCGGCCGCCCCCTGGCGGAGCGCTGGGGTCGCTATCTTCTGATCGGCCCCGGCGAACTCGACGCGGCCGACCGTTTCTTCGCGCGCTGGGGCTCGGCGGCGGTGCTGATCGGCCGCCTGCTGCCCGTCATCCGTACCTTTATCGCCTTTCCCGCCGGCGTCGCGCGCATGAAGCTGGTGCCCTTCCACCTCTACACCTTTATCGGCTCCTGGCCCTTCTGCCTCGCGCTTGCCTATGTCGGGCGCGAGCTGGGCGAGAAGTGGAACAGCGATCCGCGGGTCAAGGCCTTCTTCCACCAGGCCGATCTGCTCATCGGCGTCGTGCTCGTCGCGGCTGTCGCCTTCTACGTCTGGCACCGCATCCGCGGCCTCAAGCGCGCCCGCGCCTGA
- a CDS encoding aldo/keto reductase, whose translation MTDLTLNDGRTMPQLGMGTFKIPDAHVAAIVRRGLDIGYRLVDTAAIYNNERGVGDGYKGADAFLTTKLWNDRHRDAEAALDESLALLGVEAVDLYLIHWPVPAAGDHVEAWKSVVALREAGKAKSIGVSNFLPEHLDAIIDATGVAPAVNQIELHPNFQQRALRDYHADKGIVTQSWSPLGQGGPLLKDPVIAGIAEKHGRSAAQVVIAWHLAHGLSVIPKAADAEHLSDNFASSDLTLDTEDMAAIDGLDREDGRIGPDPATF comes from the coding sequence ATGACCGATCTGACGCTGAACGACGGCCGCACCATGCCGCAACTGGGCATGGGCACCTTCAAGATTCCCGATGCCCATGTCGCCGCCATCGTGCGGCGCGGGCTGGATATCGGATACCGACTGGTCGACACCGCCGCGATCTACAACAACGAGCGCGGGGTGGGCGACGGTTACAAGGGCGCCGATGCGTTCCTGACCACCAAGCTGTGGAACGACCGGCACCGCGATGCCGAGGCGGCGCTGGACGAGAGCCTGGCGCTCCTGGGTGTCGAGGCGGTCGACCTCTACCTGATCCACTGGCCGGTGCCCGCGGCGGGCGATCATGTCGAGGCGTGGAAGTCCGTGGTGGCTCTGCGCGAGGCGGGCAAGGCGAAGTCGATCGGCGTGTCCAACTTCCTGCCCGAGCATCTGGATGCGATCATCGATGCGACGGGCGTCGCGCCGGCGGTCAACCAGATCGAGCTGCACCCGAATTTCCAGCAGCGGGCTTTGCGCGACTATCATGCCGACAAGGGTATCGTGACGCAGAGCTGGAGCCCGCTGGGGCAGGGTGGCCCGTTGCTCAAGGATCCGGTGATCGCCGGGATCGCGGAGAAGCACGGGCGGTCGGCGGCACAGGTGGTGATCGCCTGGCATTTGGCGCACGGTCTGTCGGTGATCCCCAAGGCGGCGGATGCGGAGCATCTGAGCGACAATTTCGCGAGCAGCGACCTGACGCTGGATACCGAGGATATGGCCGCGATCGACGGGCTGGACCGGGAGGATGGGCGGATCGGGCCGGATCCCGCGACGTTCTGA
- a CDS encoding UdgX family uracil-DNA binding protein (This protein belongs to the uracil DNA glycosylase superfamily, members of which act in excision repair of DNA. However, it belongs more specifically to UdgX branch, whose founding member was found to bind uracil in DNA (where it does not belong), without cleaving it, appears to promote DNA repair by a pathway involving RecA, rather than base excision.), protein MRVVTLPQPDDFDGWRDAARGLAADGVPPDDIVWQVGTTPTDLFAGEAVAHAAPSPNAGFSVPRPFMDLARRAALASDPERWALLYTALTRLRTQPKLLEDQADPLVRRLESLAKDVRRDIHKMRAFVRFREVDEDGTPRFVAWFEPDHHIVRANAAFFVNRFASMRWSILTPEVSLHWDGETLSEGPAASKADAPDGDPTEEVWKTYYASIFNPARMKVGAMLKEMPRKYWKNMPETALVPQLIAGAQAREARMIDTARQEVGGNSQMAWEALREEAAGCTRCPLYKPATQTVFGEGPVDAPLMFVGEQPGDQEDLAGRPFVGPAGQLFDRALAQAGVDRTRAYVTNAVKHFKFEPRGKRRIHAKPNTGEIDACRWWIEQEQMLIQPKVTVALGATAARSLFGRTMTISRERGRAQTLADGGTAFITVHPSYLLRLPDPAAAEAEYARFVEDLKQAHAALTG, encoded by the coding sequence ATGCGCGTCGTCACCCTCCCCCAGCCCGATGATTTCGACGGTTGGCGTGACGCCGCGCGCGGCCTCGCCGCAGACGGCGTACCGCCCGACGACATCGTCTGGCAGGTCGGCACCACCCCCACCGACCTGTTCGCGGGTGAGGCCGTGGCGCACGCCGCGCCCTCACCAAACGCCGGCTTCTCGGTGCCCCGCCCGTTCATGGACCTTGCCCGCCGCGCCGCGCTGGCCTCCGATCCCGAGCGCTGGGCGCTGCTCTACACCGCGCTGACCCGGCTGCGTACCCAGCCCAAATTGCTGGAGGATCAGGCCGATCCGCTGGTCCGCCGACTGGAATCGCTCGCCAAGGACGTTCGACGCGACATTCACAAGATGCGCGCATTCGTCCGCTTCCGCGAGGTGGACGAGGACGGCACGCCGCGCTTCGTCGCCTGGTTCGAACCCGACCATCATATCGTCCGCGCCAACGCCGCCTTTTTCGTCAATCGCTTCGCCTCGATGCGCTGGTCGATCCTGACGCCGGAGGTGTCGCTGCACTGGGACGGCGAAACGCTCAGCGAGGGCCCCGCCGCCAGCAAGGCCGACGCCCCCGATGGCGACCCGACCGAGGAGGTGTGGAAGACCTATTATGCCAGCATCTTCAATCCCGCCCGCATGAAGGTCGGCGCGATGTTGAAGGAGATGCCGCGCAAATACTGGAAGAACATGCCGGAAACCGCGCTGGTCCCGCAACTGATCGCCGGCGCACAGGCACGGGAGGCGCGCATGATCGACACCGCACGGCAGGAGGTGGGCGGCAACAGCCAGATGGCGTGGGAGGCGCTGCGCGAGGAAGCCGCCGGCTGCACCCGCTGCCCGCTCTACAAGCCGGCGACGCAGACGGTTTTTGGCGAGGGGCCGGTCGATGCGCCGCTGATGTTCGTCGGCGAACAGCCTGGCGACCAGGAGGATCTGGCCGGCCGCCCCTTTGTCGGCCCGGCCGGCCAATTGTTCGACCGCGCGCTGGCGCAGGCCGGTGTCGACCGCACCCGCGCCTATGTCACCAATGCGGTCAAGCACTTCAAGTTCGAACCCCGCGGCAAGCGCCGCATCCATGCCAAGCCGAACACCGGCGAGATCGACGCATGCCGCTGGTGGATCGAACAGGAACAGATGCTGATTCAGCCCAAGGTTACCGTGGCGCTCGGTGCCACCGCCGCACGTTCGCTATTCGGCCGCACGATGACGATCAGCCGCGAACGCGGCCGCGCCCAGACGCTGGCGGACGGCGGCACGGCGTTCATCACCGTCCACCCCAGCTACCTGCTACGCCTTCCCGACCCGGCCGCGGCAGAAGCGGAATATGCCCGCTTCGTGGAGGACCTGAAACAAGCGCATGCCGCACTGACGGGCTAG
- a CDS encoding hemerythrin domain-containing protein — protein MATAQIYADLKRDHDKQRDMLKQLAELKGDSSERQKLFEAFRLEVQSHAAAEEESLYATMLGDPELRDDARHSVSEHKEVDDLLGELMDLDFASDEWESKFYHMRHRYEHHIDEEEEEMFPAAEKELDDATEQKLGQIYEDRKPKELEEAKANPPGGDERE, from the coding sequence ATGGCCACCGCTCAAATCTACGCCGACCTGAAGCGCGACCATGACAAGCAGCGCGACATGCTCAAGCAACTGGCCGAGCTGAAGGGCGATTCGTCCGAGCGCCAGAAGCTGTTCGAGGCTTTCCGGCTGGAGGTGCAAAGCCACGCCGCCGCCGAGGAGGAGTCGCTCTACGCCACCATGCTCGGCGACCCCGAACTGCGCGACGATGCCCGCCATTCAGTCAGCGAGCACAAGGAGGTAGACGACCTGCTCGGCGAGTTGATGGACCTCGATTTCGCCTCCGACGAATGGGAGTCGAAATTCTACCACATGCGTCACCGCTACGAGCATCATATCGATGAGGAGGAGGAAGAGATGTTCCCCGCCGCGGAGAAGGAACTCGACGACGCGACCGAGCAGAAGCTTGGCCAGATCTATGAGGACCGCAAGCCCAAGGAACTGGAAGAAGCCAAGGCGAACCCGCCGGGCGGCGACGAGCGCGAATGA
- a CDS encoding putative DNA modification/repair radical SAM protein, with the protein MAQLDTRQKLEILADAAKYDASCASSGTAKRNSRDGKGLGSTEGMGICHAYAPDGRCISLLKILLTNSCIFDCHYCINRKSSNVRRARFTADEVVKLTIAFYKRNYIEGLFLSSGIIRSSNYTMEQMVEVARALREDHHFRGYIHLKTIPDADPELVRLAGLYADRVSINVELPTAGGLKRLAPEKDGARIEGAMADVKSSIIDTRDAAKRYKSAPRFAPAGQSTQMIVGADAATDRDIVSRASTLYDRFQLRRVYYSAFSPIPDASAVLPLQRPPLMREHRLYQSDWLMRFYEYQPHEVVAAADDATGMLPLDIDPKLAWALKFRQHFPVDVNRAPRELLLRVPGLGVKAVNGILASRRWRRLRLDDVARLTVSVAKLRPFIVTEDWRPVILSDRADLKTLVVPKKKKEQLELFAA; encoded by the coding sequence ATGGCGCAGCTCGACACCCGGCAGAAGCTCGAAATCCTTGCCGACGCTGCGAAATATGACGCATCCTGTGCGTCCTCCGGCACCGCCAAGCGGAACAGCCGCGATGGCAAGGGGCTGGGCTCGACCGAGGGCATGGGTATCTGCCACGCCTATGCGCCCGACGGTCGCTGTATCAGCTTGCTCAAGATCCTGCTGACCAACAGCTGCATCTTCGACTGCCATTATTGCATCAACCGCAAATCCTCGAACGTCCGCCGCGCCCGCTTCACCGCGGATGAGGTCGTGAAGCTGACCATCGCCTTCTACAAGCGCAATTATATTGAGGGTCTGTTTCTCTCCTCGGGCATCATCCGCTCGTCCAACTATACCATGGAGCAGATGGTGGAGGTCGCCCGCGCCTTGCGGGAGGACCATCATTTCCGCGGCTATATCCATCTCAAGACGATCCCCGACGCCGATCCGGAGCTCGTCCGCCTCGCCGGCCTGTATGCCGACCGCGTCTCGATCAACGTCGAGCTTCCCACCGCCGGCGGACTGAAGCGTCTCGCCCCGGAGAAGGACGGCGCCCGGATCGAGGGTGCGATGGCCGATGTGAAGTCCTCGATCATCGACACGCGCGATGCGGCCAAGCGCTACAAGTCCGCCCCCCGCTTCGCGCCCGCCGGCCAGTCGACGCAGATGATCGTCGGCGCCGATGCGGCCACCGACCGCGACATCGTCTCGCGCGCCTCGACCCTCTACGACCGTTTCCAGCTTCGCCGCGTCTATTATTCCGCGTTCAGCCCGATCCCCGACGCGTCCGCCGTGCTCCCGCTCCAGCGCCCGCCGCTGATGCGCGAACATCGCCTCTACCAGTCGGACTGGCTGATGCGCTTCTACGAATATCAGCCGCACGAGGTCGTCGCCGCCGCCGACGATGCCACCGGCATGCTACCGCTCGATATCGATCCGAAACTGGCCTGGGCGCTGAAGTTCCGGCAGCATTTTCCCGTCGACGTCAACCGCGCGCCGCGCGAACTCCTGCTCCGCGTGCCCGGCCTGGGGGTGAAGGCGGTGAACGGCATCCTCGCCAGCCGCCGCTGGCGCCGCCTGCGCCTCGACGATGTCGCCCGCCTCACCGTCTCGGTCGCCAAGCTGCGCCCGTTCATCGTCACTGAGGATTGGCGCCCAGTCATCCTGTCCGATCGCGCCGACCTGAAGACGCTGGTCGTCCCCAAGAAGAAGAAGGAGCAACTCGAACTGTTCGCCGCCTGA
- a CDS encoding cold-shock protein, with the protein MSITGTVKFFNADKGYGFIAPDTGGADAFVHISAVERAGMITLNQDQRVGYELEQDRRGKMAAVNLQPID; encoded by the coding sequence ATGAGCATTACCGGCACCGTCAAGTTCTTCAATGCGGACAAGGGCTATGGCTTCATCGCACCCGACACGGGTGGCGCGGACGCTTTCGTCCATATCTCCGCGGTGGAACGCGCCGGCATGATCACGCTGAACCAGGATCAGCGCGTCGGCTACGAACTGGAACAGGATCGCCGCGGCAAGATGGCGGCAGTCAATCTCCAGCCGATCGACTGA
- a CDS encoding chromosome segregation SMC family protein gives MQIKRLRITGFKSFVDPADLRIEPGLTGVVGPNGCGKSNLLEALRWTMGETSAKSMRGAGMEDVIFAGTTSRPPRDFAEVSLLAEIPSATGPQETEIVRRIERGAGSAYRIDGRDVRGKDVALLFADAATGAHSPALVSQNRISAVIAARPAERRAMLEEAAGIAGLHVRRRDAEAKLRATEANLARLDEVIADQDQRLAALRRQARTAERYRLLSDQIRVAEARMVFARWRDAADAANAAKALAEQAELLVATATAAAAAATAAVTRAARRLATLRADALAARDRAAEAAHALTRARDQRHGLQRRLDDMTAARARIAEDHARENALARDAAAALSRLADEAASLDATIAEATAALPLLDAALADAERDARDVEVALARALSAHAAESAERRVATAARAAAAQAHDRARRDAAQAAHSLAALADAARFETDRDAALAAQEAAVEQAARARAALQWAETSEADAIAERDPAEAARAAALAALAALDAEAAALTRATQRGDDRLLDAVRAEPGFERALAAALGDELDSVLSDWTGSPLDPDDPLPPVGTLPLAARVEAPEALTRRLSQIWLVEVDSGQTLACGQRLVTREGHVRRWDGYATEGGGAAAAERLERRNRLAAIEAERPLAQAAVDTATRQRAAIDERLARARAAAASARALLARADTDTRDAQRAEDRATAQLERLAAQRTDLANRVAQLDAQVGDAATALSAAEDALAALPDGVAASQVERLQAEAQAARGAVATARTDRLARDRTLAAARERRTAALAEASGWRTRADEAAARIAAMATRAADLDRDIAALAERPAALAVEIERLDGDHAAARTRADALQADERAADTAVREAEAASTRAQEALATAREGRATAAARVESHELRRVEMGRVSGERFGCPAPVLPAKLEFDSTTVDTPQAEAAAHEKRNAERDRLGPVNLVAEAELAELEQAGRATIADRDELGEAVQRLRGSIGTLNREGRQRLLTAFAAVDAHFRRLFTTLFDGGSAHLEMVDSDDPLEAGLEIMAQPPGKRLQSLTLLSGGEQALTAIALIFALFLTNPAPICVLDEVDAPLDDANIERFCDLLDRMTRETDTRYLIVTHNAVTMSRMHRLFGVTMVERGVSRLVSVDLQAASTLIAAE, from the coding sequence GTGCAGATCAAGCGCCTTCGCATCACCGGCTTCAAGAGCTTCGTCGACCCGGCCGATCTACGCATCGAACCCGGCCTGACCGGCGTCGTCGGGCCAAATGGCTGCGGCAAGTCGAACCTTCTCGAAGCGCTGCGCTGGACGATGGGGGAGACCAGCGCCAAATCGATGCGCGGTGCCGGCATGGAGGATGTGATCTTCGCGGGCACCACCAGCCGCCCGCCGCGCGACTTTGCCGAGGTGTCGCTCCTCGCCGAGATCCCCTCCGCCACCGGCCCGCAGGAAACCGAGATCGTCCGCCGGATCGAGCGTGGCGCCGGCTCCGCCTACCGGATCGACGGGCGCGACGTGCGGGGCAAGGATGTCGCGCTGCTCTTCGCCGACGCCGCCACCGGCGCGCATTCGCCGGCGCTGGTCAGCCAGAACCGGATCAGCGCCGTCATCGCCGCACGACCGGCCGAGCGCCGTGCGATGCTGGAAGAAGCCGCCGGCATCGCCGGCCTCCACGTCCGCCGCCGCGATGCCGAGGCCAAGCTGCGCGCGACCGAGGCGAACCTCGCCCGACTGGACGAGGTCATCGCCGATCAGGACCAGCGTCTCGCGGCGCTTCGCCGCCAGGCCCGCACGGCGGAGCGCTATCGCCTGCTCTCCGACCAGATCCGCGTTGCGGAGGCGCGCATGGTCTTTGCCCGCTGGCGCGACGCGGCCGACGCCGCCAACGCGGCCAAGGCACTGGCGGAACAGGCCGAATTGCTTGTCGCCACCGCCACCGCCGCCGCCGCCGCCGCCACCGCGGCGGTCACCCGCGCCGCCCGCCGCCTCGCCACCCTGCGCGCCGACGCCCTTGCCGCCCGCGACCGCGCCGCGGAGGCCGCCCACGCCCTCACCCGCGCCCGCGACCAGCGCCACGGCCTCCAGCGCCGCCTGGACGACATGACCGCCGCCCGCGCCCGCATCGCCGAGGACCATGCGCGCGAAAACGCCCTGGCGCGCGACGCCGCCGCCGCACTTTCCCGCCTCGCCGACGAAGCCGCCTCGCTCGACGCGACGATCGCGGAGGCGACCGCCGCCCTCCCCCTGCTCGACGCCGCGCTGGCCGATGCCGAGCGCGACGCCCGCGATGTCGAGGTCGCGCTCGCCCGGGCGCTCTCCGCCCATGCCGCCGAATCCGCGGAGCGCCGCGTCGCCACCGCCGCCCGCGCCGCCGCCGCCCAGGCGCACGACCGCGCCCGCCGCGACGCCGCCCAGGCCGCCCACAGCCTCGCCGCCCTCGCCGACGCCGCCCGCTTCGAAACCGACCGTGACGCCGCGCTCGCCGCGCAAGAGGCCGCCGTCGAACAGGCCGCCCGCGCCCGCGCCGCGCTGCAATGGGCCGAAACCAGCGAAGCCGACGCGATCGCCGAGCGCGATCCCGCCGAGGCCGCCCGCGCCGCCGCGCTCGCCGCCCTTGCCGCGCTCGATGCGGAGGCCGCCGCACTGACCCGCGCCACCCAGCGCGGCGACGACCGCCTGCTCGATGCGGTTCGTGCCGAACCCGGTTTCGAACGCGCGCTTGCCGCCGCGCTGGGCGACGAGCTCGACAGCGTCCTGTCCGACTGGACCGGCTCGCCGCTCGACCCCGACGATCCCCTGCCCCCCGTCGGCACGCTGCCGCTCGCCGCGCGGGTCGAGGCGCCCGAGGCGCTCACCCGCCGCCTGTCGCAGATCTGGCTGGTCGAGGTCGATTCGGGCCAGACGCTCGCCTGTGGTCAGCGCCTCGTCACCCGCGAGGGTCATGTCCGCCGCTGGGACGGCTACGCCACCGAGGGGGGTGGTGCCGCCGCGGCCGAGCGCCTCGAACGCCGCAACCGTCTCGCGGCGATCGAGGCGGAACGCCCCCTCGCGCAAGCCGCGGTCGACACCGCCACCCGCCAGCGCGCCGCGATCGACGAGCGCCTCGCCCGCGCCCGCGCCGCCGCCGCCTCGGCCCGCGCGCTGCTCGCCCGCGCCGATACCGACACCCGCGACGCCCAGCGTGCCGAGGACCGTGCCACCGCCCAGCTTGAGCGACTGGCCGCCCAGCGCACCGACCTCGCCAACCGCGTCGCGCAGCTCGACGCGCAGGTCGGCGACGCCGCCACTGCGCTGTCCGCCGCGGAGGATGCGCTGGCCGCCCTCCCCGATGGCGTCGCCGCCAGCCAGGTGGAGCGCCTGCAAGCCGAGGCGCAGGCCGCCCGCGGCGCCGTCGCCACGGCGCGCACCGACCGGCTCGCCCGCGACCGCACGCTCGCCGCCGCGCGCGAGCGCCGCACCGCCGCACTGGCCGAGGCATCGGGCTGGCGCACCCGCGCAGACGAGGCGGCGGCGCGCATCGCCGCGATGGCTACCCGCGCCGCCGATCTCGACCGCGACATTGCCGCCCTGGCCGAGCGCCCTGCCGCGCTGGCCGTGGAGATCGAACGGCTGGACGGCGACCACGCCGCCGCCCGCACCCGCGCCGATGCCCTTCAGGCCGACGAACGCGCCGCCGACACGGCCGTGCGCGAGGCCGAGGCGGCATCGACCCGCGCGCAGGAAGCGCTGGCCACCGCGCGCGAGGGTCGCGCCACCGCCGCGGCGCGCGTCGAATCCCACGAACTCCGCCGCGTCGAGATGGGCCGCGTCTCCGGCGAGCGGTTCGGCTGCCCCGCCCCCGTCCTCCCCGCCAAGCTGGAATTCGACAGCACCACCGTCGATACCCCGCAGGCCGAGGCCGCCGCGCATGAGAAGCGCAATGCCGAGCGCGACCGGCTCGGCCCGGTCAATCTGGTCGCGGAGGCCGAACTGGCCGAGCTGGAGCAAGCCGGCCGCGCCACCATCGCCGACCGCGACGAGCTGGGCGAGGCGGTGCAGCGGCTGCGCGGCTCGATCGGCACCCTCAACCGCGAAGGGCGCCAGCGGCTGCTTACCGCCTTTGCCGCGGTCGACGCCCATTTCCGCCGCCTCTTCACCACCCTGTTCGACGGCGGATCGGCGCATCTCGAAATGGTCGATTCGGACGATCCGCTGGAGGCCGGGCTGGAGATCATGGCGCAGCCCCCCGGCAAGCGGCTCCAGTCGCTGACGCTTCTGTCGGGCGGCGAACAGGCACTGACCGCGATCGCGCTGATCTTTGCGCTGTTTCTCACCAACCCTGCGCCGATCTGCGTGCTGGACGAGGTCGATGCCCCGCTCGACGACGCCAATATCGAACGCTTCTGCGACCTGCTCGACCGGATGACGCGCGAAACCGACACGCGCTACCTGATCGTCACCCACAATGCCGTCACCATGAGCCGCATGCACCGCCTGTTCGGGGTCACCATGGTCGAACGCGGCGTCAGCCGGCTGGTCTCGGTCGACCTCCAGGCCGCCAGCACCCTGATCGCGGCCGAATAA